In the Euphorbia lathyris chromosome 5, ddEupLath1.1, whole genome shotgun sequence genome, one interval contains:
- the LOC136228694 gene encoding protein TIC 20-IV, chloroplastic, with protein MPAVAARAAVATAGTQASRQAISHSSLLVPAVIAGVSAFRNKDVIVDRRNKIVGAGKALPSSSLVVCQSNFPELRMCSSPKGPNHWMQPCSSKEKQLSHLSAASTAFFGDQHVEQAPYGIPWLPIRGRSSGLPKAHKSNIFRLPFPVSAEKPEWWWRTLSCLPYLIALQMSDTGSFIQPFLDNYEFLADLVYYIPGAISRLPILFPMIYCFIGYLCIVKNKDLPHFFRFHFMMGMLLETSLQVVWCTSNFFPLIHYNGILGMYYWAGVGLAYILVLLHCVRCALAGGYASVPGISDAALVHTLFNIGSFQRPF; from the exons ATGCCCGCCGTTGCTGCTAGGGCGGCTGTCGCCACCGCCGGTACTCAGGCATCTCGCCAAGCCATCAGCCATTCCTCACTTCTTGTTCCGGCCGTTATCGCAGGTGTTTCTGCTTTCCG GAATAAGGATGTAATTGTGGACAGGCGGAACAAAATCGTAGGGGCAGGCAAGGCCTTGCCAAGTAGCTCATTGGTTGTTTGCCAATCGAACTTCCCTGAATTAAGGATGTGTTCGAGTCCAAAAGGACCAAATCACTGGATGCAACCCTGCTCTTCTAAAG AAAAGCAGTTATCACACCTTTCTGCTGCTTCAACAGCATTTTTCGGAGATCAACATGTTGAGCAGGCGCCATATGGAATTCCTTGGTTACCCATTCGGGGAAGATCCTCGGGGCTCCCTAAAGCACACAAGAGTAACATTTTCAGGTTACCGTTCCCAGTGTCTGCTGAGAAGCCAGAATGGTGGTGGAGGACATTGTCATGTCTCCCCTATTTGATCGCCCTGCAGATGTCCGATACAGGTTCCTTCATCCAACCATTCTTAGACAATTATGAATTCTTGGCAGACTTAGTATATTACATCCCGGGCGCCATCTCGAGACTACCTATATTATTCCCAATGATCTATTGCTTCATTGGATATCTTTGTATTGTGAAGAACAAAGACTTACCTCATTTCTTCAGGTTCCATTTTATGATGGGAATGTTGCTAGAAACATCATTGCAAGTGGTATGGTGTACAAGCAATTTTTTCCCTCTTATACACTACAATGGAATATTAGGCATGTACTACTGGGCGGGTGTCGGGTTGGCATACATTTTAGTTTTGTTGCATTGCGTACGCTGTGCTCTTGCGGGCGGCTATGCTTCGGTCCCGGGTATTAGTGATGCTGCATTAGTTCATACACTATTTAATATAGGAAGTTTTCAGAGGCCATTCTGA